From the genome of Salvia splendens isolate huo1 chromosome 7, SspV2, whole genome shotgun sequence:
tccgagcataccatgctttcttgtaactaactttgacatgaaatctattttcaatatccgccacaattgcttttaccttgtagcaaggatcgttttctatctgatggcgaacactcaacgctatcatacccgacgaaagattagcgtggccattatagttacgatcccccatgcaagtatgagcagtgctgaacactctaatttgccagtgttcatcatgcttcctcagtgttgctcggcactcccacaaacatttaGGTAAGGAcgtatctttcggatttccctgtggccacttacaaactgcatgccatctctttcctttactttcaacaactgtatattgtcggattttttccaaatgccaatgagtcacagctgccttcaattccaacttcgttctaaatttagtatgcaaaccgacattggtaggatccttttcactccaataatgcacactgggatcatcacgctcaaagtttttgggatcaaaactatcatatggacctggtaaggtgcgaaagtagttgattccaggctgtgggaactgtggaactactcttcctccaactgcccttccaccaactgatgttttctccaactgctgtttctccaagtggaatggatggtcttgaagcaacaaattgttcatcatccgacggatcaccatctgagtctgtactaaccgtgtcggaatcttcagaattataaggtgattgtggatcaagaaagtcggctttatcaggacctattatgtcctccaccacatcacaattgtcacgatcccctaaatgcacgcctccagcttcaaaatcttgtgttgcagctaaatatggttcttcggctctcgtagacgtaccaacatcaaaatcttgtgttgcagcaaaatatggttcttgggctctcgttgacgtaccagcatcataacttatgacatgatgactatgatgttgagtaattgccgaatactcaacatataattcaattacacctccaataaccatactctcactaaacattagttgcatgcatacttcttctagttgaacacctataaacgtgactccggatccaaagcatatagtacgtttccatattatttgaatattgttttcatatatgcttatccccatcctttcacaaattttttccacaaggtcatcgtacgaaattgtttcatccaacataatgaatcctttagcaaaaggaggatcatacgaaataactgctccgggaattatctttccaccccaatataaattgacacaccacgtcatactatctgcaataatgtaaaacacaaataaatatgtattatttttacattcatcattatgtagagtcagccaaaaaattgacaaaataattctattaaatacactacaatatgtattatcataacaatccataaaatatactataacatataatagcataacaattggtcaaaatatttccattaaaatatatactatcataataatccatcaaaatattagtgtacccataataattggtcaaactattatattaattacactacaatatatattatcacaacaatcaatcaaatattggaagactaatgtttagaagaatgagtctaaaatttgatatactaaccgattagaaggactaatggttgaaagaattagccaaattcaaaatatccacgcttaaatccaccaccgggtcgacccgagcgaaaggtttttatgcgtttgggaagggttttcgcgttttggggagggaaagtgtttagggtcgcgatgttgggggagatctgataaggatatggttcaacagaaacacgccgctcaaattggcgtttttaagcataacacgccaacctcagtggcgtttttattaattaaacacgccaactacattggcgttttaccttaaaacacgccaacttcattggcgttttttcccgccgctgtatttggcgaaaatacacctccaatacgacgcgaagataaacgccaatgaggttggtgtttttactaatagaaacgccaatgtggttggcgtttttcccatttttggaatagataacaaaatgggtacatttacgtaatctttagtgtaaagtgcccccataaacccgattttcccttGATTTATGGTTCTCTCTGTCTCACTTTCGTTTTTCTCACTCTCGCAATGGACGACCCGAACTTCCAGCCAAACTCCCAGCCAAATCAACCTATTTGGATGCCAGGTTTCATTATTGTTCATTTGATTAATGATTTGTTTCTGAATCCAGCGATTCGATGTTCATTGATCGGACTGATTCtgtcatttctgtttttttcatgtttttattGTCTAAGTTCATCTCCTCATTTGTTTTCATTCACTAAATCAGATCCGTTCGCTGATTTCGTTGATGATTTCGAACAGAAGGCATTGGTTGTTGTTATTATCTCAATGTTTTACTTGATTGAATTCATCTTCTCATAAGTTGTGCTTGTGTGTTTTACATAGGTATGTTCGATAATCACACGTTTTATCCTTCTGGATTCGAAGGAAACGATGCATTTAGTGCTTCAGTAGGTTTCGTGAATTCCGCATTCTCTGGTATTGTTTCGGGATCACATTGCTATATTTGACCAAAATTTTATGATAATTTATGTCTCCAAATGTCATTCTAGTGTATTTTGTAACTTGTAAATCAGATTCAGTTTTATCAATTCAtgttgttttatatttttacatAGACAAATACTTTTGGATTTCCAACCCTCACTATTCCATACCTGCCTAGTCCTACTGGTATGTAGTCCTAGTTGCCAATATTTGTCTATGGTTCATATTTTCTGGTTTTATGTTCTATCATTTAAGttaatttcatcattttttaaaactgtCTTTGTACAGTTGTAATGTCAAATTTCTCAATGTCTCATCATTTTGGATTTCCTCCATACTACCCTTCAGCTGCGAGCTTCTCTACCTCATTTGTTCATAATGTACCCCTCAATGCTGGACACTCATACCCCCACCCTATAGTATCAACCTTCTCCAGTATAGGCTTACATAGCCAGCAGTTCAGCTCTCCAGTTTTTGGTTTGTGGTTTTGTATATTATGTCTTCTTGTTTATTTTCGAATTCAGGTGaagttatttatattatacCATCTCTCAGGGGTCATGTTCAATACTGGCATAGCCAGCAATTCAGCTCTCCAGTTTCTGCCATCTTATGTTAATCCTCCAGGTATGATTTTCTTATGTATTTGTATTTCTTTATCTTAATCTTAGATATGACTTTTCTTGAATTTGATATCATTTCATTTATGCACCTGGACCCCATAAACTTTCAGAAAGGGCAGAAATGCTCACTAATACTCACAAAGAGGAGGCTGTTGTATTTGTTAATGCTCAAGAGAAGGAGAGGGTTCGTTGTTCGGTCTGCTGGCAGTATGGTGGTGTCCGTGGAGAGTATTTCTCTCCCAATGGAAGTGGAAATCTGAGCCTATCTGGATTTCAAGCTCATCTTTCTTCCGACTTCCATGTTAAGTCTCTGTTGGCTAAAGAGAAGGGGAAGCAGACTCTTGAAACTGTTGTGAC
Proteins encoded in this window:
- the LOC121741119 gene encoding uncharacterized protein LOC121741119 isoform X2; the encoded protein is MDDPNFQPNSQPNQPIWMPGMFDNHTFYPSGFEGNDAFSASVGFVNSAFSVVMSNFSMSHHFGFPPYYPSAASFSTSFVHNVPLNAGHSYPHPIVSTFSSIGLHSQQFSSPVFGVMFNTGIASNSALQFLPSYVNPPERAEMLTNTHKEEAVVFVNAQEKERVRCSVCWQYGGVRGEYFSPNGSGNLSLSGFQAHLSSDFHVKSLLAKEKGKQTLETVVTSQNSDLGGASEHGSVTAVSSMEKVSTSVEEIKGVLNEKL
- the LOC121741119 gene encoding uncharacterized protein LOC121741119 isoform X5, whose product is MDDPNFQPNSQPNQPIWMPGMFDNHTFYPSGFEGNDAFSASVGFVNSAFSGVMFNTGIASNSALQFLPSYVNPPERAEMLTNTHKEEAVVFVNAQEKERVRCSVCWQYGGVRGEYFSPNGSGNLSLSGFQAHLSSDFHVKSLLAKEKGKQTLETVVTSQNSDLGGASEHGSVTAVSSMEKVSTSVEEIKGVLNEKL